From Pseudoalteromonas sp. R3, one genomic window encodes:
- a CDS encoding leucyl aminopeptidase family protein, with amino-acid sequence MSFPLALSVNDWQIQDADAVIVVTSDVSELAFSELNSAAAPYLAVDARLRTKASVLLAEGVPGKRLIVSPTGPLNRDYDDVRRFFEAGKAGIQEAKAAGAVKPVLVVAGVPSEARYQNALEVTYLGACQALWQPLEAREYRGPSIEPVESIALLGASEEQCRQLNAIAAGQYAARDLCGTEPERMAPPKFADYCVELFKGTSVSVEVVADPATIDQEYPMLGTVARASYAVERHHPRVVKLVYTPEGEVERTLMFVGKGLVYDTGGADLKVGGFMAGMSRDKGGAASVAGFMKSVADFQSKGVKVIAYLAVVRNSIGSDCFVPDEIITCREGVKVRIGNTDAEGRLAMGDLLSELKDMAKHEVNPELFTVATLTGHAARAMGPYSAYVENGPARAQQVSRQLADLGDLWADCAEVSRSRREDYDFVQPRTLADDVLSSNNAPSAVTARGHQFPMAFLAIVGGLDKHGCDAELPLPYVHMDIAGSGVEGGDWQHGKPTAATVSSLFARYCR; translated from the coding sequence ATGTCTTTCCCTCTTGCTCTGTCGGTCAATGACTGGCAAATTCAGGACGCCGATGCCGTCATCGTCGTTACTTCCGATGTGTCTGAACTCGCTTTTTCTGAGCTAAATAGCGCCGCGGCACCTTACCTGGCTGTTGATGCTCGACTACGCACCAAAGCGAGCGTGCTATTGGCTGAAGGTGTGCCTGGCAAGCGCCTTATTGTGTCGCCGACTGGCCCACTGAACCGTGACTATGACGATGTACGTCGCTTTTTTGAGGCGGGCAAAGCGGGTATCCAGGAAGCCAAAGCCGCAGGTGCTGTTAAACCCGTTCTGGTTGTTGCAGGAGTACCCAGTGAAGCACGATATCAGAATGCGCTTGAAGTGACCTACCTGGGAGCCTGTCAGGCACTGTGGCAGCCTCTTGAGGCACGTGAATACCGTGGCCCTTCCATAGAGCCCGTCGAATCAATCGCGCTGCTGGGAGCAAGTGAAGAGCAGTGTCGACAGCTTAATGCCATTGCAGCAGGCCAGTATGCGGCCCGTGATTTGTGTGGTACAGAGCCTGAGCGTATGGCTCCTCCTAAGTTTGCTGATTACTGTGTTGAGCTGTTCAAGGGCACAAGTGTTAGTGTTGAAGTTGTGGCAGATCCTGCGACTATCGATCAGGAATATCCTATGCTGGGTACCGTTGCCCGTGCATCTTATGCGGTAGAGCGTCATCACCCGCGAGTGGTGAAGCTGGTATACACACCAGAAGGAGAGGTGGAGCGTACGCTGATGTTTGTAGGCAAGGGCCTGGTGTATGATACGGGTGGTGCTGACCTCAAAGTCGGTGGCTTTATGGCCGGGATGAGCCGTGATAAAGGTGGTGCGGCTTCTGTGGCGGGCTTTATGAAGTCTGTGGCAGATTTCCAGTCAAAAGGCGTTAAAGTGATTGCCTACCTGGCTGTGGTACGTAACTCAATTGGCTCTGACTGCTTTGTTCCGGATGAGATAATCACCTGCCGTGAAGGAGTAAAAGTTCGGATTGGCAACACCGATGCGGAAGGACGTCTGGCAATGGGTGATCTGCTGAGCGAGCTAAAAGATATGGCCAAGCATGAGGTGAACCCGGAGCTCTTTACCGTAGCAACACTGACTGGTCACGCAGCACGCGCAATGGGTCCATACAGCGCCTATGTTGAAAATGGTCCGGCACGCGCCCAACAGGTATCTCGCCAGCTTGCCGATTTAGGCGATTTGTGGGCTGACTGCGCTGAAGTGTCGCGCAGCCGCCGCGAGGACTACGACTTTGTTCAGCCTCGCACTTTGGCAGATGACGTACTGTCGAGTAACAACGCACCGTCAGCAGTTACTGCTCGTGGTCACCAGTTTCCAATGGCCTTTTTGGCAATTGTTGGCGGTCTGGACAAACATGGCTGTGATGCTGAGCTACCTTTGCCTTATGTTCACATGGACATTGCCGGCAGTGGTGTTGAAGGCGGCGACTGGCAGCATGGTAAGCCGACAGCCGCAACCGTGAGTAGTTTGTTTGCGCGTTACTGCCGCTAA
- a CDS encoding carbon starvation protein A yields MQSIMIVLFGILGMLFGWFVYSKFIAEKIFKMDDKFVTPAHELNDGVDYVPTNKVVLWGHHFTSVAGAAPIVGPAIAVYWGWVPAVLWVVFGTIFFAGVHDMGALWASARHKGKSMGALSETVIGKRTRSLFMIVVFLVLLMVNAVFGVVIANSFVANPSAVFPAWAAILVALVIGQLLKRQVPLVPLCVIGVAILYASIYVGSGMPLALPSELFGLADKANWIIILFIYAAVASLLPVWMLLQPRDFINGMQLLVGLVLLYGAVFVVMPDITAPAFNTQTAVDTPSIIPLLFVTIACGAVSGFHGIVSSGTSSKQLDKETDGRFVGYLGAVGEGSLALITLVAVSGVMLAVSPEEWHEIYSHLGAGSVGAFIQGGANLISNGWGLSVEIASTLLAVMVVLFAGTTMDSGVRLQRYIIQEWGEIYQLNALKNGVLATLVAVGCCLLLAFGAGGASGSGGMIIWPLFGSTNQILASLTLLVISVYLIKLGRPAKFTLIPMTFVILMAFFAGVIKLGEYYEQGNWLLVGLDIVVLVVSVLVMLEAWSVVSKLKLQKDTEATSQPD; encoded by the coding sequence ATGCAGTCAATCATGATCGTGCTGTTTGGCATACTGGGTATGCTGTTTGGCTGGTTTGTCTACTCAAAATTCATCGCCGAAAAAATATTTAAAATGGACGATAAGTTCGTGACACCGGCACATGAGTTAAACGATGGAGTAGACTATGTACCAACCAACAAAGTCGTTCTCTGGGGACACCATTTCACATCTGTAGCCGGGGCGGCGCCTATTGTTGGCCCAGCCATAGCAGTATATTGGGGCTGGGTGCCAGCCGTTTTGTGGGTGGTGTTTGGCACCATTTTTTTTGCTGGTGTGCATGATATGGGTGCCCTTTGGGCCAGTGCCCGTCACAAGGGTAAGTCTATGGGCGCTTTGTCTGAAACTGTGATAGGAAAGCGCACCCGGTCATTATTTATGATTGTGGTCTTTTTGGTCCTGTTGATGGTCAATGCGGTTTTTGGGGTGGTGATTGCCAACTCTTTTGTAGCCAACCCCAGTGCCGTATTCCCCGCGTGGGCTGCGATTCTGGTTGCACTGGTCATTGGTCAGTTGCTCAAACGCCAGGTGCCGTTGGTACCCTTGTGCGTGATTGGGGTAGCCATCTTGTATGCCAGTATTTATGTGGGGTCGGGTATGCCGCTGGCACTGCCCAGCGAGTTGTTTGGTCTGGCAGACAAAGCAAACTGGATCATTATCTTGTTTATCTATGCCGCCGTTGCATCTTTGTTACCTGTCTGGATGTTGCTGCAGCCGAGAGACTTTATTAATGGCATGCAACTGCTGGTCGGTCTGGTATTGCTCTATGGTGCGGTATTTGTGGTGATGCCTGATATTACGGCGCCGGCATTTAATACTCAGACGGCAGTGGATACACCGAGTATTATTCCTTTGTTGTTCGTAACCATTGCTTGTGGAGCCGTATCCGGATTTCACGGAATTGTATCCTCTGGCACCAGTTCCAAACAGCTAGACAAAGAGACGGATGGCCGTTTTGTTGGTTATCTGGGTGCTGTGGGTGAGGGGTCGCTGGCCCTGATCACTTTGGTGGCCGTAAGTGGTGTTATGCTGGCGGTATCGCCTGAAGAGTGGCATGAAATATACAGTCATCTTGGCGCTGGTAGTGTGGGCGCCTTTATTCAGGGAGGCGCGAATCTGATCAGCAATGGCTGGGGACTATCGGTGGAAATCGCCTCGACCCTGCTGGCGGTGATGGTGGTATTATTTGCGGGTACCACGATGGACTCTGGTGTACGCCTACAGCGTTATATTATTCAGGAATGGGGAGAGATCTACCAACTGAATGCACTGAAAAATGGCGTACTTGCCACTTTGGTTGCTGTCGGGTGTTGCTTGTTGCTGGCATTTGGTGCTGGTGGGGCATCGGGTAGCGGCGGTATGATTATCTGGCCACTGTTTGGCTCCACCAACCAGATCCTCGCAAGTCTGACTTTACTGGTGATTTCTGTTTACCTGATTAAACTGGGTCGCCCTGCCAAGTTTACCCTGATCCCTATGACTTTTGTGATCCTGATGGCTTTTTTCGCCGGAGTGATAAAGCTCGGTGAATACTATGAGCAGGGTAACTGGCTGTTGGTTGGCCTCGATATTGTGGTACTTGTTGTCAGTGTACTGGTTATGCTTGAAGCCTGGTCTGTGGTCAGTAAACTCAAGCTACAAAAAGACACCGAAGCGACATCGCAGCCCGACTAA
- a CDS encoding NUDIX domain-containing protein produces MRVLNPTPATPLPGSCFTRPATRAIITSQSRILLLYTQRYDDYSLPGGGVDEGESLIDALVREVKEETGARTVTNVIPFGVYEEYQRWHKPDYDTVHIVSHCYVCDICGEFDEPEMEHYEVNNGMQPQWVEISQAIAHNEAVLANSDKQGQSLLRETRLLRMIATELMQLNF; encoded by the coding sequence ATGCGCGTTCTTAATCCAACCCCCGCGACGCCTTTGCCGGGCAGTTGCTTTACTCGACCAGCGACTCGAGCAATCATCACCAGTCAGTCGCGAATATTACTACTCTATACACAAAGATATGACGACTACTCTCTGCCTGGTGGTGGTGTTGATGAGGGTGAATCTCTGATCGATGCGTTAGTGCGTGAAGTCAAAGAAGAAACAGGTGCCCGTACCGTCACCAACGTGATTCCTTTTGGCGTCTACGAAGAATATCAACGCTGGCATAAGCCGGACTATGACACTGTCCATATTGTTTCTCATTGCTACGTATGTGATATTTGCGGCGAATTTGATGAGCCCGAAATGGAGCACTACGAAGTAAATAATGGTATGCAGCCACAATGGGTTGAGATTTCTCAGGCAATTGCGCACAACGAAGCTGTGTTGGCTAATAGCGATAAACAAGGGCAATCACTACTTCGTGAAACGCGGCTACTGCGAATGATAGCGACCGAGCTGATGCAACTGAACTTTTGA
- a CDS encoding bifunctional acetate--CoA ligase family protein/GNAT family N-acetyltransferase yields MSIKRINQFFNPRSVAVIGASSNPDRAGNVVMRNLLHGGFKGPIMPVTPKYSAVQGVLAYPTIADLPQVPDLAVICTNKSTLIQVLTDLAERGCKNVIIVAAGLDSDQKERLQALAREKQITLLGSNSLGMLVPHLGLNASFSHTTADAGKLAFISQSAAVCSTILDWAKSKHIGFSYFISLGDSLDIDFDELLDLFGRDAKTKAILLYIDNIKDVRRFISAARAAAFSKPVIAIKTGRTQAGAQAAMIHTGGSTSDDAVYDAMFQRAGMLRVTDLRELFAATQTLALHPKLLQIEHLTILTNGGGPGIMAVDTLLQRSGKLAELSDKTISALNAVIPQSNHTANPIDIFGDSAPHRYKQALEILLKADEVKNLLIIHTPSALAPSEAYAEIIAQTLGTLPKMARPFVMTNFMGEEAAYEARDVCVRHGIPTYRTPEGAVGAFMHLISYRRNQKHLTQTPESVSQDELINSPHAKAQVDAYLKQDLTQLSTHQASKILCHYGMECIDTEIALTPSEAKEQAQILGFPVALKLISPSIPSKSEVGGVVLNLNDADEVEQSAFAILLRIKKAYPDAIIEGFSLQKMAPRAGSQELRIAVKTEPDVGPVILLGEAGTGFNFNQAAVALPPLNMNLAKYLIAAAYDKGVLKERLLPEKVDKYRLCALLTRVSQLVIDQPDIQAVELNPILATDGHFLILDANIDLQRYEPLPGRKRLAIKPYPKEWERAVTLKNGVKAQLRPIRPEDERNHQEFDQSLSKEDRYRRFFGELPQFTHEQLAKMTQIDYDREMAFIITEPYKSAQRTLGVSRVLMDPDNLLAEFAVVVRSDCQGLGLGKLLMEAAIAYCKRQRVGCIEGITLPENTGMIGLAKKLGFAVSRDFEEGTVVMKMPLTVQ; encoded by the coding sequence ATGAGCATTAAGCGGATAAACCAGTTCTTTAACCCCCGCTCGGTGGCCGTAATTGGCGCTTCAAGCAACCCAGACAGAGCTGGTAATGTTGTGATGCGTAACCTGCTGCATGGCGGCTTCAAAGGGCCCATTATGCCCGTTACGCCAAAGTACTCTGCCGTTCAGGGTGTGCTCGCCTACCCGACAATCGCCGACTTGCCGCAGGTACCGGATCTGGCGGTAATCTGTACCAACAAATCCACTCTTATACAGGTACTGACAGACCTCGCAGAGCGGGGGTGTAAAAATGTCATCATTGTCGCAGCCGGGCTGGATAGCGACCAAAAGGAACGATTACAGGCACTGGCAAGAGAAAAACAGATCACCCTGCTTGGCTCTAACAGCCTGGGGATGCTGGTTCCCCACCTGGGGCTGAATGCCAGCTTTTCTCATACCACCGCCGATGCGGGTAAACTGGCCTTTATCTCCCAGTCTGCCGCTGTGTGTTCAACCATATTGGACTGGGCTAAAAGTAAACATATCGGGTTTTCTTATTTTATCTCTTTGGGCGATAGCCTGGATATTGATTTTGACGAATTGCTCGACTTGTTTGGGCGGGACGCAAAAACCAAAGCTATCTTACTCTACATAGACAACATCAAAGATGTCCGTCGCTTTATCTCTGCTGCACGGGCCGCCGCCTTCAGTAAACCCGTGATCGCTATAAAAACAGGTCGTACTCAGGCGGGTGCACAGGCTGCAATGATCCATACTGGCGGATCAACCTCAGACGATGCCGTGTACGACGCGATGTTTCAGCGTGCGGGTATGCTCAGGGTCACAGATCTGAGGGAGCTGTTTGCCGCCACGCAAACTTTGGCACTGCATCCTAAACTGTTACAAATCGAGCATCTGACTATTCTCACCAATGGTGGTGGTCCGGGTATCATGGCGGTAGACACCTTATTACAACGCAGTGGCAAGCTCGCGGAGCTCAGTGACAAAACCATATCGGCGCTCAATGCCGTGATCCCTCAGTCCAACCACACCGCGAATCCCATTGATATTTTCGGTGATTCTGCTCCCCACCGCTACAAGCAGGCACTGGAAATTTTACTCAAGGCTGATGAAGTTAAAAACCTTTTGATCATTCACACACCGTCAGCCCTTGCTCCCAGTGAAGCCTACGCAGAGATCATTGCCCAAACCCTCGGCACCTTACCTAAAATGGCCCGTCCTTTTGTCATGACCAACTTTATGGGTGAAGAAGCAGCGTATGAAGCCCGTGACGTCTGTGTCCGACACGGGATCCCGACCTACCGCACACCGGAAGGGGCGGTCGGTGCGTTTATGCACTTAATCAGCTATCGTCGAAACCAAAAGCACCTCACTCAAACACCCGAGTCCGTCAGCCAGGATGAACTGATTAACAGCCCCCATGCCAAAGCTCAGGTAGACGCCTATCTAAAACAAGATCTCACTCAGCTCTCAACCCATCAGGCCAGCAAAATCCTCTGCCACTATGGGATGGAGTGTATCGATACAGAGATTGCTTTGACACCCAGTGAAGCCAAAGAACAAGCACAAATACTCGGATTTCCAGTTGCACTCAAGCTAATTAGTCCAAGTATCCCATCTAAATCTGAGGTAGGTGGCGTGGTTTTGAATCTGAACGATGCAGATGAAGTAGAACAAAGCGCATTTGCTATTCTGCTACGCATCAAAAAAGCCTATCCTGATGCCATCATCGAGGGGTTCTCTTTGCAAAAAATGGCGCCCAGGGCTGGCAGTCAGGAGCTGCGCATTGCAGTCAAAACCGAACCAGATGTTGGTCCTGTTATTTTGCTGGGCGAAGCGGGAACCGGATTCAATTTCAATCAGGCTGCCGTCGCTCTGCCTCCGCTGAATATGAATCTGGCCAAATATTTAATAGCTGCGGCCTATGACAAAGGCGTGTTGAAAGAACGCTTATTGCCAGAAAAAGTCGACAAATATCGTCTCTGTGCACTGCTTACTCGCGTCTCGCAGTTGGTCATTGATCAACCCGATATTCAGGCCGTGGAGCTCAACCCAATCCTGGCAACGGACGGACACTTTTTAATTCTCGATGCCAACATTGATTTGCAACGGTATGAACCCCTGCCCGGACGCAAACGACTGGCCATCAAGCCTTACCCCAAGGAGTGGGAGCGTGCGGTCACACTGAAAAATGGGGTCAAAGCGCAGCTGAGGCCAATTCGCCCAGAAGACGAACGCAACCATCAAGAGTTCGATCAATCCCTCAGTAAAGAAGACAGGTACCGTCGATTTTTTGGTGAGCTTCCCCAGTTTACCCACGAACAACTGGCTAAAATGACACAGATAGATTACGACCGTGAAATGGCGTTTATCATTACCGAGCCATACAAAAGTGCTCAGCGCACTCTGGGCGTTTCCCGGGTGCTCATGGACCCGGACAACTTACTTGCAGAATTTGCGGTAGTGGTGCGCTCTGATTGTCAGGGCCTTGGCCTGGGGAAATTACTGATGGAAGCTGCTATCGCCTATTGCAAGCGTCAACGGGTGGGATGTATTGAAGGGATCACTCTACCGGAAAACACCGGTATGATCGGACTGGCTAAAAAGCTGGGATTCGCTGTCAGCCGGGACTTTGAAGAAGGGACTGTGGTTATGAAAATGCCACTGACAGTTCAATAA
- a CDS encoding ion transporter has protein sequence MDLTLRQKTAGLLEASGRFRKAGHAIDVFLITLIIANVIAIVLESVPALATRYHSLFFYIEVISVAIFTIEYLLRLWCCVDKLEFKHTSGNNSKKRLRYVFSPLAIIDLLAILPTLLMVFFSFDLRFLRVFRLLRIFKLTRYSRAMQLLLAAFREESSSLLAAFFIMSLVLIVASCGIYLIEHDVQPDKFGSIPAAMWWAMATLTTVGYGDVVPITPLGRFFGGVITLLSMGMVAIPTGLLASSFADQLRKRRDAFNEAVLHSLSDGKVDEQEKEHLEALRIELGLSAVEANQAIKIMTSQRVHDHYCRHCGGKL, from the coding sequence ATGGATCTGACACTCAGACAAAAAACCGCCGGACTACTGGAAGCCAGTGGTCGATTCAGAAAAGCCGGACATGCTATTGATGTATTTCTGATCACTTTGATCATTGCCAACGTGATAGCCATTGTACTTGAATCTGTACCTGCGCTGGCCACGCGCTATCACAGCTTATTCTTCTACATCGAAGTGATCTCAGTCGCCATTTTCACCATTGAATACCTGCTAAGGTTATGGTGTTGTGTGGATAAGCTCGAATTTAAACACACCTCAGGCAACAATAGTAAAAAACGCCTGCGTTATGTATTCTCCCCTTTAGCCATTATCGATCTGCTGGCAATTCTGCCTACCCTGCTAATGGTGTTCTTCTCTTTTGACCTGCGCTTTTTACGGGTATTCCGGTTGCTACGTATCTTTAAACTTACTCGGTATTCCCGCGCAATGCAGTTACTGCTGGCAGCATTCAGAGAAGAAAGCAGTTCACTCCTTGCCGCTTTTTTTATTATGTCACTGGTGCTGATTGTAGCCTCGTGTGGTATTTATCTGATAGAGCACGATGTGCAGCCCGATAAGTTTGGTTCTATTCCTGCTGCAATGTGGTGGGCTATGGCTACCCTCACAACAGTTGGGTATGGTGACGTCGTACCCATTACCCCATTAGGGCGCTTTTTTGGTGGTGTGATTACGCTGCTAAGTATGGGCATGGTCGCTATTCCGACAGGTCTGCTGGCCTCGAGTTTTGCGGACCAACTCAGAAAACGCAGGGATGCATTCAACGAAGCCGTCCTTCATTCTCTGAGCGATGGTAAAGTCGATGAACAAGAAAAAGAACATCTAGAGGCACTGCGAATTGAGCTTGGGCTCAGTGCTGTAGAAGCGAACCAGGCCATAAAAATAATGACCAGCCAGCGAGTGCACGACCACTATTGCCGTCATTGTGGTGGCAAGTTATAA